From a region of the Mercurialis annua linkage group LG1-X, ddMerAnnu1.2, whole genome shotgun sequence genome:
- the LOC126677882 gene encoding uncharacterized protein LOC126677882: MDEEIGVPPISEVWLATHGFVNENGSQDFHDSESSRIYEEMQRIENQPKDSNEPIANPDDVLKEVCGTKSGYVRGRGLGYIARKKGVAISTANNDQVAELRRQVAEMTDRIQMQERLHKEFLERLDSMHNGFQFTNSQVDSDNM, from the exons ATGGATGAAGAAATTGGTGTGCCACCTATATCTGAAGTTTGGTTGGCTACACATGGATTTGTAAATGAGAATGGCTCACAAGATTTTCATGATTCCGAATCATCAAGAATATAT GAAGAAATGCAAAGAATTGAGAATCAACCAAAAGATTCTAATGAACCAATTGCTAATCCAGATGATGTTTTAAAGGAGGTATGTGGGACAAAATCAGGTTATGTACGTGGTAGAGGTTTAGGATACATAGCACGTAAAAAGGGTGTGGCTATAAGTACTGCAAATAATGATCAAGTTGCAGAACTTAGGCGTCAAGTAGCAGAAATGACTGATCGGATACAAATGCAAGAACGACTCCATAAAGAATTCTTGGAAAGACTCGATAGTATGCATAATGGATTTCAGTTTACAAATAGTCAAGTTGATTCG GATAACATGTGA
- the LOC126665249 gene encoding uncharacterized protein YKR070W-like isoform X1 → MRLQFISSARKQQRRLLLSSRSFSQSESHRAASASSFGIAFDIDGVILRGESPIGGSLHALPRLYHHSGALKIPFVFLTNGGGFRESIRAMELSKLLGVNISALQVLQGHTPFKQLVNRFENEFVIAAGKGEPAAVMSEYGFKNVLSIDEYASYFDGIDPLAQYKTWTTKPTAKWSHTSQQMTKRDDIHSQRVQAAFIVSDPVDWSRDIQVLCDILRTGGLPGREIGHQPHLYFANDDLAYQATFPPERLGMGAFRIALESVFNRVHTKNLEYTSFGKPNPFVFKNAETVLKQLVPSLQCGNEAVDLVNGEIHNFNTLYMIGDNPSVDIRGARQAGQPWFSILTRTGVFKGTENHTEFPADLVVDTVEDAVDYILSKECK, encoded by the exons ATGAGACTCCAATTCATAAGTTCCGCTCGAAAGCAGCAGCGCCGCCTTTTACTCTCTTCACGCTCCTTCTCGCAATCTGAATCTCACAG AGCTGCCTCTGCTTCTTCATTTGGCATTGCATTTGATATCGACGGCGTCATTCTGCGCGGCGAATCTCCAATCGGCGGCTCTCTTCATGCTCTCCCTCGGTTATATCATCATTCCG GTGCTTTGAAGATTCCCTTTGTATTCTTGACCAATG gaGGTGGCTTTCGCGAATCTATTAGAGCTATGGAGTTGAGTAAACTTCTAGGCGTCAATATTTCAGCATTGcag GTTTTACAAGGTCATACGCCTTTTAAACAGCTGGTGAATAG ATTTGAGAATGAATTTGTTATTGCAGCTGGAAAAGGAGAACCTGCTGCAGTGATGTCTGAATATGGATTTAA AAATGTTCTCTCAATAGATGAATATGCATCTTATTTTGATGGCATTGATCCACTAGCACAATATAAGACATGGACAACTAAGCCGACTGCTAAATGGAGTCATACTTCACAGCAGATGACTAAAAGAGACGACATCCACTCACAGAGAGTTCAGGCAGCATTTATTGTTAGTGATCCTGTTGATTGGAGCAGAGACATTCAG GTTCTGTGTGACATTTTAAGAACTGGAGGTCTCCCTGGGAGGGAGATTGGACATCAACCCCACTTATATTTTGCGAATGATGACCTTGCCTATCAG GCTACTTTTCCTCCAGAGCGCCTTGGAATGGGAGCTTTCAGAATTGCATTAGAATCAGTCTTCAACAG AGTTCACACCAAAAATCTGGAATATACATCCTTTGGAAAGCCAAATCCATTTGTATTCAAAAATGCTGAAACTGTCCTAAAGCAGCTTGTCCCGTCTCTTCAATGTGGGAATGAAGCTGTGGATCTCGTGAATGGtgaaattcataattttaacacACTATATATGATAGGAGATAATCCTTCAGTTGATATTAGAGGTGCAAGACAG GCTGGACAACCCTGGTTTTCTATCTTGACAAGGACAGGGGTTTTCAAGGGAACAGAAAATCACACCGAGTTTCCAGCAGATCTG GTTGTTGACACTGTGGAAGATGCTGTGGACTATATTTTGAGCAAAGAGTGTAAATAG
- the LOC126665251 gene encoding mitogen-activated protein kinase homolog NTF6-like produces the protein MENESSSMVTEHRGIPSYNGRYVQYNIVGNLFEVTSKYSPPIQPVGRGAYGIVCCARNSETKEEVAIKKIGNAFDNRIDAKRTLREIKLLCHMDHENIIKIKDIIPPPDREAFNDVYIVYELMDTDLHQIIRSTQALTDDHCQYFLYQLLRGLKYVHSANVLHRDLKPSNLLLNSNCDLKICDFGLARTTAESDFMTEYVVTRWYRAPELLLNCSEYTAAIDIWSVGCILMEIIRREPLFPGKDYVQQLGLITELLGSPDDSDLGFLRSDNARKYVKQLPYVPKQPFAQKFPDLSPVALDLAERMLVFDPCKRITVEEALNHPFLSSLHEINEEPTCQSPFAFDFESASLNEEDIKKLIMAESLNFNSNAMLE, from the exons ATGGAGAATGAATCTTCATCAATGGTGACAGAACACAGAGGAATTCCATCTTACAATGGGAGATATGTACAGTATAACATAGTGGGCAATCTTTTTGAAGTCACTTCTAAGTATTCTCCTCCTATTCAACCTGTGGGTCGCGGTGCATACGGCATCGTTTG TTGTGCAAGAAATTCTGAGACGAAGGAAGAGGTTGCTATTAAGAAAATTGGAAATGCTTTTGATAACAGAATTGATGCTAAGAGAACACTTAGAGAGATCAAATTACTATGCCATATGGATCATGAGAAT ATAATCAAAATTAAGGACATAATACCACCACCTGATAGGGAAGCATTTAATGATGTGTATATTGTCTACGAGTTGATGGATACTGATCTCCATCAAATTATACGTTCTACCCAGGCCCTGACCGATGATCATTGTCAG TATTTCTTATATCAGTTGTTGAGGGGACTGAAATACGTACACTCCGCAAACGTTTTACACCGAGATTTAAAACCAAGCAACCTGCTTCTCAACTCAAATTGTGATCTTAAGATTTGTGATTTTGGGCTTGCTAGAACCACCGCAGAGTCAGATTTCATGACTGAATATGTAGTTACCCGATGGTATCGAGCCCCAGAACTGTTACTCAACTGTTCGGAGTATACAGCAGCTATCGATATTTGGTCAGTTGGTTGCATTCTCATGGAAATTATTAGACGGGAGCCTCTCTTCCCTGGTAAAGACTATGTTCAACAATTGGGGCTTATTACAGAG CTGCTCGGCTCACCCGATGATTCAGATCTTGGTTTCCTTAGAAGTGATAATGCTAGGAAGTATGTCAAGCAGCTTCCCTATGTGCCCAAGCAACCTTTTGCACAGAAATTCCCTGATCTATCACCGGTCGCTCTTGATCTTGCAGAAAGAATGCTAGTGTTTGATCCTTGCAAACGCATAACTG TCGAAGAGGCATTGAATCATCCATTTCTGTCAAGTCTTCATGAGATCAACGAGGAGCCCACTTGTCAATCTCCGTTCGCCTTTGATTTTGAGAGCGCGTCTTTAAACGAAGAAGATATAAAGAAGCTCATAATGGCAGAGTCTTTAAACTTCAATTCCAATGCCATGCTCGAGTAA
- the LOC126665248 gene encoding enoyl-[acyl-carrier-protein] reductase, mitochondrial, translating into MARAVTMMMRLRSTAMKALDHPSSVFFSNSRIAHNRQLQTQMVRAFSALMSPPSKAIVYDQHGAPDSVTRVVEMPPVEVKENDVCVKMLAAPINPSDINRIEGVYPVKPSVPAVGGYEGVGEVHSVGSGVTDLSPGDWVIPSPPTFGTWQTYIVQDQSIWHKINKNTPMEYAATITVNPLTALRMLEDFTTLSSGDSIVQNGATSIVGQCIIQIAKFRGIHSINLLRDRPGSDEAKEFLKKLGADEVFTESQLAVKNVKALLTNISEPTLGFNCVGGNSASLVLKFLRQGGTMVTYDGMSKKPVTVSTSSFIFKDLSLRGFWLQKWMTSDKAKECRDMIDYLLCLAREGKLKYEMEVVPFDDFHTALDKALGKQGSQPKQVLKF; encoded by the exons ATGGCAAGAGCGGTCACGATGATGATGAGATTAAGATCAACGGCCATGAAAGCTCTAGACCATCCATCTTCCGTCTTCTTCTCGAATTCAAGGATAGCCCACAATCGTCAGCTCCAAACCCAAATGGTTCGAGCATTCTCAGCTCTCATGTCACCGCCTTCTAAGGCCATAGTATATGACCAGCACGGTGCCCCTGACTCAGTAACCAG AGTAGTAGAGATGCCTCCAGTTGAAGTTAAAGAGAATGATGTTTGTGTTAAAATGCTGGCTGCCCCTATTAACCCTTCTGATATTAATCGAATTGAAG GAGTGTATCCTGTAAAGCCTTCAGTGCCTGCAGTTGGAGGATATGAAGGTGTAGGAGAGGTGCATTCTGTTGGCTCTGGAGTTACTGATCTTTCGCCCGGTGACTGGGTCATTCCATCTCCACCTACTTTCG GAACATGGCAAACTTACATCGTACAAGATCAGAGCATCTGgcacaaaatcaacaaaaatacGCCCATGGAATATGCTGCGACTATTACTGTCAATCCTTTGACTGCTTTAAGAATGCTGGAAGACTTCACAACTCTTAGTTCAG GAGATTCCATTGTGCAAAATGGGGCTACAAGTATTGTGGGGCAGTGCATTATCCAGATTGCAAAATTCCGCGGCATTCATAGCATTAACCTGTTAAGGGACAG GCCCGGGTCGGATGAAGCAAAGGAATTCTTAAAGAAACTAGGTGCAGATGAAGTGTTTACTGAGAGTCAATTGGCAGTGAAGAATGTCAAGGCCCTTCTG ACTAATATATCAGAACCAACTTTGGGATTCAACTGTGTCGGCGGTAATTCTGCTTCTTTGGTTCTCAAATTCTTGAG GCAGGGAGGAACAATGGTAACTTACGATGGGATGTCTAAGAAACCGGTAACAGTATCAACATCATCCTTCATTTTTAAG GATCTTTCGTTGAGGGGATTCTGGTTGCAAAAATGGATGACTTCAGATAAAGCAAAAGAGTGTAGAGATATGATAGATTATCTTCTGTGCTTAGCTCGAGAAGGGAAGTTGAAATACGA AATGGAGGTGGTTCCTTTTGATGATTTTCACACAGCATTGGATAAGGCACTTGGAAAGCAAGGGAGCCAACCTAAACAAGTCTTGAAATTCTAA
- the LOC126665249 gene encoding uncharacterized protein YKR070W-like isoform X3: MRLQYITSALKNRNQQHHLLLSSRSFSRLLSQSESHRAASASSFGIAFDIDGVILRGESPIGGSLHALPRLYHHSGALKIPFVFLTNGGGFRESIRAMELSKLLGVNISALQVLQGHTPFKQLVNRFENEFVIAAGKGEPAAVMSEYGFKNVLSIDEYASYFDGIDPLAQYKTWTTKPTAKWSHTSQQMTKRDDIHSQRVQAAFIVSDPVDWSRDIQVLCDILRTGGLPGREIGHQPHLYFANDDLAYQATFPPERLGMGAFRIALESVFNRVHTKNLEYTSFGKPNPFVFKNAETVLKQLVPSLQCGNEAVDLVNGEIHNFNTLYMIGDNPSVDIRGARQAGQPWFSILTRTGVFKGTENHTEFPADLVVDTVEDAVDYILSKECK, translated from the exons ATGAGACTTCAATACATAACTTCCGCTCTAAAGAACCGAAACCAGCAGCACCACCTTTTACTTTCTTCACGCTCCTTCTCTCGACTCCTCTCGCAATCTGAATCTCACAG AGCTGCCTCTGCTTCTTCATTTGGCATTGCATTTGATATCGACGGCGTCATTCTGCGCGGCGAATCTCCAATCGGCGGCTCTCTTCATGCTCTCCCTCGGTTATATCATCATTCCG GTGCTTTGAAGATTCCCTTTGTATTCTTGACCAATG gaGGTGGCTTTCGCGAATCTATTAGAGCTATGGAGTTGAGTAAACTTCTAGGCGTCAATATTTCAGCATTGcag GTTTTACAAGGTCATACGCCTTTTAAACAGCTGGTGAATAG ATTTGAGAATGAATTTGTTATTGCAGCTGGAAAAGGAGAACCTGCTGCAGTGATGTCTGAATATGGATTTAA AAATGTTCTCTCAATAGATGAATATGCATCTTATTTTGATGGCATTGATCCACTAGCACAATATAAGACATGGACAACTAAGCCGACTGCTAAATGGAGTCATACTTCACAGCAGATGACTAAAAGAGACGACATCCACTCACAGAGAGTTCAGGCAGCATTTATTGTTAGTGATCCTGTTGATTGGAGCAGAGACATTCAG GTTCTGTGTGACATTTTAAGAACTGGAGGTCTCCCTGGGAGGGAGATTGGACATCAACCCCACTTATATTTTGCGAATGATGACCTTGCCTATCAG GCTACTTTTCCTCCAGAGCGCCTTGGAATGGGAGCTTTCAGAATTGCATTAGAATCAGTCTTCAACAG AGTTCACACCAAAAATCTGGAATATACATCCTTTGGAAAGCCAAATCCATTTGTATTCAAAAATGCTGAAACTGTCCTAAAGCAGCTTGTCCCGTCTCTTCAATGTGGGAATGAAGCTGTGGATCTCGTGAATGGtgaaattcataattttaacacACTATATATGATAGGAGATAATCCTTCAGTTGATATTAGAGGTGCAAGACAG GCTGGACAACCCTGGTTTTCTATCTTGACAAGGACAGGGGTTTTCAAGGGAACAGAAAATCACACCGAGTTTCCAGCAGATCTG GTTGTTGACACTGTGGAAGATGCTGTGGACTATATTTTGAGCAAAGAGTGTAAATAG
- the LOC126672611 gene encoding uncharacterized protein LOC126672611 yields MGVGPSEEILICLNFPENFINLTMNCIKSASFFVNCNGVAGSLFKSSKGLRQGDPVSPLLFVVCMEYLSRILKNADPDFTFHKGCKKLKINHLMFADDLLLFCHGDIKSILFLANSLNSFKNSSGLSVNPTKSQIFFCNIDSSLKVRICEILGFKEGVLPLRYLGIPLISTRLSKTDCQGIIDKITARICSWTSRFLSYAGRVQLIQAVLMSMHVFWASIMVLPKKINKEIQSICARFLWTGKSEGRYSAMVSWQDITKQKKNVGLAASGVLKQTTTQAGFGEGCSLLEKFPRVKMKDANIPKHSSLADIWRNNRWILPDPIDNDTEEAWNNIKNNVRLHSNVEDAMEWKVVCNNKFSIAQTWNEFREHHGYVSWHKLIWGKDSIPRFNFILWLVMKRKLKTKDRLYNWGVVADNNCIFCSSDTETIDQCFYDCHFVKKVWDILLPICCCPSNIRTWRRLISWFVDRATGKNVAARLRRIILTATVYFIWKARNRFIFANETPSVAGIIKNVRSIVIEKIKSPLPSPSSTSVGPYPGKPVFTSMTNIVYPQVFISASALPFSKVSHPKPLSLYFLVQDSQSHCPYSSRNGVYIIEALQTPPSPTKSSSKKRSGQVLEQKEHAALFIGMRPLITKKLFEAI; encoded by the exons atgggagttggtccaagtg AGGAAATCCTGATTTGTCTTAACTTTCCTGAGAACTTTATAAACCTCACCATGAATTGCATCAAATCTGCTAGTTTTTTTGTCAACTGCAATGGTGTTGCTGGTAGCCTCTTCAAATCTAGCAAAGGTCTTAGACAAGGAGACCCTGTCTCTCCTCTCCTCTTCGTTGTTTGTATGGAATATCTATCTAGAATCCTTAAGAATGCAGATCCTGACTTCACCTTTCACAAAGGgtgcaaaaaattgaaaattaatcaTCTTATGTTTGCAGATGATCTATTACTCTTCTGTCATGGTGATATTAAATCTATCCTGTTTCTTGCTAACTCCTTGAATAGCTTTAAAAATTCCTCTGGTTTAAGTGTTAACCCTACTAAAAGCCAAATCTTTTTCTGTAATATTGATAGTAGTCTCAAAGTCAGAATTTGTGAAATTTTGGGGTTTAAAGAAGGTGTCTTACCCCTAAGATATTTGGGAATTCCTCTTATCTCTACTAGGCTGTCAAAAACTGATTGTCAAGGTATTATTGATAAGATTACTGCCAGAATTTGTTCTTGGACAAGTAGATTCCTGTCTTATGCTGGGAGAGTCCAATTAATTCAAGCTGTTTTGATGAGTATGCATGTGTTTTGGGCTTCTATAATGGTCCTCCCAAAGAAAATTAACAAGGAAATCCAAAGCATCTGTGCAAGGTTCTTATGGACTGGAAAATCAGAGGGAAGATATAGTGCAATGGTGTCCTGGCAAGACATCACTAAGCAGAAAAAAAATGTGGGCTTG GCAGCTTCTGGGGTTCTAAAGCAAACAACAACACAAGCTGGGTTTGGAGAG GGCTGTTCTCTCCTAGAGAAATTCCCCAGAGTTAAGATGAAAGATGCTAATATCCCCAAGCATTCCTCTCTAGCAGATATATGGAGGAACAACAGATGGATCCTCCCTGACCCCATAGATAATGATACTGAAGAAGCTTGGAACAACATAAAAAACAATGTCAGGTTACATAGCAATGTGGAGGATGCTATGGAGTGGAAAGTGGTGTGCAACAACAAGTTTTCCATTGCTCAAACTTGGAATGAATTCAGAGAGCACCATGGATATGTGTCATGGCACAAGTTAATTTGGGGTAAGGATTCTATCCCTAGATTCAACTTTATTCTTTGGTTAGTGatgaaaagaaaattgaagaCTAAAGACAGATTATACAATTGGGGTGTTGTTGCTGATAACAATTGCATTTTCTGTTCCTCTGATACTGAAACAATTGATCAATGTTTCTATGATTGCCATTTTGTGAAAAAAGTCTGGGATATCCTATTGCCTATATGTTGCTGTCCTAGTAATATCAGAACATGGAGGAGACTGATTAGTTGGTTTGTTGATAGAGCCACTGGGAAAAATGTTGCAGCCAGACTACGAAGAATTATTCTGACAGCAACTGTATACTTCATCTGGAAGGCCAGGAACAGGTTCATTTTTGCGAATGAGACCCCAAGTGTTGCAGGGATTATCAAAAATGTGAGGTCCATTGTCATTGAGAAGATCAAA TCACCACTGCCTTCTCCCTCTAGCACTTCGGTCGGTCCTTACCCAGGCAAACCGGTATTCACCTCAATGACAAACATTGTTTATCCTCAAG TCTTCATTTCTGCTTCTGCTCTGCCATTTTCAAAAGTTTCCCATCCAAAACCTCTGTCTCTCTACTTTCTAGTTCAAGATTCTCAGTCTCACTGCCCATATTCTTCAAGAAATGGCGTGTACATCATTGAAGCCCTCCAAACACCACCGTCGCCAACAAAGTCTTCCTCCAAGAAGAGGTCAGGTCAAG TTCTTGAGCAAAAAGAACATGCTGCATTATTCATTGGAATGAGGCCCCTTATCACCAAGAAGTTATTCGAAGCGATATGA
- the LOC126665249 gene encoding uncharacterized protein LOC126665249 isoform X2, translated as MRLQYITSALKNRNQQHHLLLSSRSFSRLLSQSESHRTASSFAIAFDIHGGGSLHALPPLCHHSASRTYARSRDKHYDLFGSAKPGDEGFKKAWKKEMDEDDVLWSGSEDEDKNENDSQKGQNRLEKEVRKVRQQAKDHSHLIDADDSDELWSVWSGSDEEKTLWTGSEGDDDDDIPTEAYPNEASDKYLDKLFEFEEKPKYRTISELLKAENEPEELSPGKQARKLAVENALKKLKKGPDGRYVNVWEVMSDIDILIGAFENIVAGPEYEELRQGGPKRLNMEFFKDIQARMRDPNYKFSPELKLKPKSKLVPKKKWQKTQSKRRKAQKR; from the exons ATGAGACTTCAATACATAACTTCCGCTCTAAAGAACCGAAACCAGCAGCACCACCTTTTACTTTCTTCACGCTCCTTCTCTCGACTCCTCTCGCAATCTGAATCTCACAG AACTGCTTCTTCATTTGCCATTGCGTTTGATATCCACGGCGGCGGTTCTCTTCATGCTCTCCCTCCACTATGTCATCATTCCG CATCACGGACATATGCTCGTTCTAGGGACAAGCATTATGATCTATTCGGAAGTGCTAAACCGGGCGATGAGGGTTTTAAGAAAGCATGGAAGAAAGAGATGGATGAAGATGATGTCCTATGGTCGGGAAGTGAAGATGAAGATAAAAACGAGAATGATTCTCAAAAGGGACAAAATCGACTTGAAAAAGAGGTTCGGAAAGTGAGACAGCAAGCAAAAGACCATTCACATCTTATCGATGCTGATGATAGCGATGAGTTATGGAGCGTATGGTCTGGTAGTGATGAGGAGAAGACTCTTTGGACTGGTAGTGAAGGCGATGACGACGATGATATTCCTACAGAAGCATACCCGAATGAAGCTAGtgataaatatttagataaattGTTTGAGTTCGAAGAAAAGCCTAAATATCGTACCATCTCAGAACTATTAAAAGCTGAAAATGAACCAGAAGAGTTGTCCCCTGGTAAGCAAGCTAGGAAACTTGCTGTTGAGAATGCCTTGAAAAAACTAAAGAAAGGGCCCGATGGGCGTTACGTCAATGTGTGGGAAGTTATGAGTGATATCGACATTCTAATAGGCGCATTTGAAAATATTGTTGCTGGACCAGAGTACGAAGAGCTTAGACAGGGAGGGCCTAAAAGATTAAACATGGAGTTTTTCAAAGATATACAAGCGCGTATGAGAGATCCAAATTACAAGTTTTCGCCTGAGTTAAAGTTGAAACCAAAGAGCAAACTGGTTCCGAAAAAGAAATGGCAGAAGACACAGTCCAAAAGAAGGAAGGCACAGAAACGCTAG